The Flammeovirga yaeyamensis genome segment ATCGTTTCTTGTCTTCAATTTCAATGCTATTGTCTGATAAAAAACGATCAAAATCTTCTGAATAAACACCTTTTGGATGGGCATCATATCGACGAACGTCAACGCCGGTCATGTATAATGGTTGGTCTGAGGAATACGTGTCTTTTATATAATTGAAGGTCGACTGACACTCTTCGCATTTGGTCCAAATTTGGAATATTTTATCCTTGGCTGCTTCGAAATTTTGTGGATCTTCTTCGAAGTTTTTCTGCATACCATAGAAGTTACTTTCGAAGGCAATGATATTGAACCCAAGTTCTTCGTGAAGGTATTTCACTAAACGACTTTTCATTTTAAAGGTATTGGCATCTCCGTGGTCTTGTTCTCCAAGCATAACCACTTTAGCATCACCAATGGAGTTCTTGATTGCTTCTAGGTCGGAATAATCTTCCTGATCAAAATCAAATGATGTGATGGGGCTAGTGTTGTCGAGAACATAGTTTTTGATGTCTTTCTGACCAAACAATACATGTGCGATAAGTGCAAAGAGTAGAGTAAGTCTTAATGTCATGATAAAAATATTGAAGTGAATTTTAGTTTCTGTAGTTTAAGACACGAGATAATCTAAATTAGTTTGATTTAAAAGTGTTTTAGATGTGTTGAATTTTAATGAATTATGACTATTATAAATACATTAAAAAATGATAATCATGTTCGAAATAAAAAATGAAGAACAGTACGATATCTGTTCAAAAAAGATAGATCAATTTGTTGATTTAGTTGGTGATAATACAAATGAAAATGATCCAAATTATATTGAATTGATGCTATATACTGATGCTGTAGAAAAGTATGATAAGATCCATTATAGTTTTAATAAAAATAGTTTGACTGAAGAAATAGAGGTACTTAAATTAGAAAATGATAAATAAAAAATCCCTCATCACCGAAGTCATGAGGGATTAATTTTTTGAAATCTATGTAATCGCTAGTGCGGATTAATACAGATATTAAAGTTCAGCAAAGAAGTCGTTTCCTTTGTCGTCAACAATAATGAAGGCAGGGAAGTTTTCGATTTCGATCTTACGAACCGCTTCCATTCCTAACTCTTCGAAGTCAACCACTTCTACCGACTTAATGTTCTCTTTTGCTAAAATTGCAGCAGGACCACCGATCGATCCTAAGTAGAATCCACCGTGTTCGTTACAAGCATCTGTTACTTGTTGCGAACGGTTACCTTTTGCTAGCATAATCATAGA includes the following:
- a CDS encoding XRE family transcriptional regulator translates to MFEIKNEEQYDICSKKIDQFVDLVGDNTNENDPNYIELMLYTDAVEKYDKIHYSFNKNSLTEEIEVLKLENDK